In Bacillus cytotoxicus NVH 391-98, the following are encoded in one genomic region:
- a CDS encoding tubulin-like doman-containing protein — translation MTLQVPTILIGLGGIGSAVTHQIYEKLPENRRKRVAMHVFDTDVNTLSKFEHIRKFKTQTSSSKTPREYIAGDPTIPEWFPMDPTILDKPLTEGAGQMRVISRLALRAAMKEDKLTAFWQEIEKIFPVTSDQTEYGVRVIIVTSLAGGTGSGMFLQIALYLREMLRKKLQHHNILIRGAFLMPDVLVKTRTVSAKEYETVQANGYASLKELHAITLGSTGEISKRGGVTIELEYRPDQVDEDGRTNHTIKQHHLPYNYCFLYDYENLHGHHLHNVTDYMEQMTNTIYLQLFSPMSTSHFAQEDNQIQQLAESNGKARYCGAGTAKLIYPYEHVLKYCALKWAVQGLDESWLHLDQLFQEKKQRYEQDVRRGMQREKPERGKSYLEDLEHLATRPEQAHIFYRQMYNETREGAEGGKVGVAKSKLFLEAVESYVQRTVQKDEELNRLQHECKISAAKLKIPEQMKGEVARVDHAVRLYAYAIPSRVHEHVTTLLYEIVESDRYAPSGSEGQSYQLNTWFLKKTEAVHPVAARFMLYEIRKQLIEKINRLHENNEQKRNLIQNYDKKFNVSNIDGTVTAVRRVELAQQQNWFGKMFYNQQRMFRKEFEDIVTQYVHKLNEYRKEMLLELVYQSLYQTIYKMIQHWERFFDNLQETRENLLFEIQKRSKEFEGKTNPTNVYVLADEQLQEKIWKDMQQHLNLGVLPKDISAEIYMSLYGEYCRDIQAEESQSQKVEDFYREHILTYCYKELQVRYRDKLELNIIEALRKEADFKKRDRNEYVRAKIEDLFHLASPFIPKVAHHRELQYWGVHPSLKKELQEELLQELFQEKDTVNEAFSPFEVICYRAHYGLSLQDFPKLSSGHIANGLLYDKGDYFQSYYRRVNKLNSKKSNLTPHLDKYWHLPAFMPDLNATQTKLDYDKCNRALLYAYIYRWISLVAVDGQFVYQYNGVGRSFLIQSMGKNIPSEIYKLHRALLHNPFIYENILSRFEEEQEKAMVQGGHLYTQTFVLGAQDVRWLRKEHVHNILDVILMYDREAKYDPTLEETSDELLRLLLDEVLLYFENYYGAGAETIAKKEAELFMKQLWDRSYAKGYVDPNSAPYKKWQHILCVLDEEEETKTNA, via the coding sequence ATGACATTACAAGTTCCAACGATTTTAATTGGTTTAGGCGGAATTGGGAGTGCTGTTACACATCAAATATATGAAAAGTTGCCAGAAAATCGTCGGAAAAGAGTCGCGATGCATGTGTTTGATACGGATGTGAATACGTTAAGTAAGTTTGAACATATTCGAAAATTTAAGACACAAACGAGTTCCAGTAAAACACCAAGAGAATATATTGCAGGAGATCCGACGATTCCAGAATGGTTTCCGATGGATCCGACAATTTTAGATAAACCGCTAACAGAAGGTGCGGGGCAAATGCGCGTGATTTCACGTTTAGCTTTACGTGCTGCGATGAAAGAAGATAAATTAACAGCCTTTTGGCAAGAAATCGAAAAGATTTTTCCTGTGACAAGCGATCAAACAGAATATGGCGTTCGCGTTATTATTGTCACATCACTTGCTGGTGGAACCGGATCAGGGATGTTTTTACAAATTGCATTATACTTACGTGAAATGCTTCGGAAGAAATTGCAACATCATAACATTTTAATTCGAGGTGCCTTTTTAATGCCAGATGTGCTTGTGAAAACACGTACGGTTAGTGCGAAAGAATATGAAACGGTGCAAGCAAATGGATATGCTTCTTTAAAAGAACTTCATGCGATTACACTCGGTTCAACTGGCGAGATATCAAAGCGTGGTGGTGTAACAATTGAACTTGAATATCGTCCTGATCAAGTAGATGAGGATGGAAGAACGAATCATACAATTAAGCAACATCATTTACCTTATAATTATTGTTTCTTATATGATTATGAAAATTTGCACGGGCATCATCTACACAATGTAACAGATTATATGGAGCAAATGACAAATACAATTTATTTACAACTATTTAGTCCCATGTCTACTAGTCACTTTGCACAAGAAGACAATCAAATTCAGCAATTAGCCGAGTCAAATGGTAAAGCTCGTTATTGTGGTGCAGGCACGGCTAAGTTAATTTATCCATATGAACACGTATTGAAATATTGTGCTTTAAAATGGGCTGTGCAAGGTTTAGATGAATCATGGCTTCATTTAGATCAATTGTTTCAGGAGAAAAAGCAGCGTTATGAACAAGATGTGCGCCGCGGTATGCAGCGAGAAAAGCCTGAGCGCGGGAAGAGTTATTTAGAGGATTTAGAGCATTTGGCAACGCGTCCTGAGCAAGCGCATATTTTCTACAGACAAATGTATAATGAAACGCGTGAAGGAGCAGAAGGTGGAAAAGTTGGTGTTGCTAAGTCGAAATTGTTTTTAGAAGCGGTGGAAAGTTATGTGCAGCGTACAGTGCAAAAGGATGAAGAACTCAATCGATTGCAACATGAATGCAAAATTTCAGCAGCGAAGCTGAAAATTCCAGAGCAAATGAAAGGAGAAGTAGCGAGGGTAGATCATGCTGTTCGATTGTATGCATATGCAATACCAAGCCGCGTACATGAACATGTAACAACCCTGCTTTATGAAATAGTTGAATCAGATCGCTATGCACCTAGTGGCTCAGAAGGACAGTCGTATCAATTAAACACATGGTTTTTAAAGAAAACAGAGGCAGTTCATCCTGTGGCTGCTCGTTTTATGTTATATGAAATTCGAAAACAATTAATCGAAAAAATAAATCGCTTACATGAGAATAATGAACAAAAACGAAATTTAATTCAAAATTACGATAAGAAGTTTAATGTGAGCAATATTGATGGGACAGTTACAGCGGTGCGCCGCGTTGAACTTGCACAGCAGCAAAATTGGTTTGGAAAAATGTTTTACAATCAACAGCGTATGTTTCGAAAAGAATTTGAAGATATCGTAACGCAATATGTGCATAAACTAAATGAATATCGCAAGGAAATGTTGCTAGAACTCGTATATCAATCGCTCTACCAAACGATTTATAAGATGATTCAACATTGGGAGCGCTTCTTTGACAACTTACAAGAGACGCGTGAAAATTTATTATTTGAAATTCAAAAGCGGAGTAAAGAATTTGAAGGAAAAACAAACCCGACAAATGTGTATGTATTAGCAGATGAACAGTTACAAGAGAAAATATGGAAAGATATGCAGCAACATTTAAATTTAGGCGTATTACCAAAAGATATATCCGCGGAAATATATATGAGTTTATATGGGGAATATTGTCGCGATATACAAGCCGAGGAAAGTCAATCGCAAAAGGTCGAGGATTTTTATAGAGAGCATATATTAACGTATTGTTATAAGGAACTTCAAGTACGATATCGCGACAAATTAGAACTCAATATTATTGAAGCGCTTCGCAAAGAGGCTGACTTTAAAAAACGAGATCGGAATGAATATGTAAGAGCGAAAATTGAAGATTTGTTCCATTTAGCAAGTCCGTTTATTCCAAAGGTAGCTCATCATCGAGAATTGCAATATTGGGGTGTTCATCCTTCCTTAAAGAAAGAATTACAAGAGGAGCTTTTGCAAGAATTGTTTCAAGAAAAAGATACAGTGAACGAAGCTTTCTCTCCGTTTGAAGTAATCTGTTACAGAGCACATTATGGGTTGTCATTGCAAGATTTTCCAAAGTTATCGTCCGGTCATATCGCGAACGGTCTTCTATATGATAAAGGAGATTACTTTCAATCGTATTACCGACGTGTCAATAAGTTGAATAGTAAAAAATCGAATTTGACACCGCATTTAGATAAATATTGGCACTTACCAGCCTTTATGCCCGACTTAAATGCGACGCAAACGAAGCTAGATTATGATAAATGTAATCGTGCTTTACTGTATGCGTATATATACCGGTGGATTAGCTTAGTTGCTGTGGACGGCCAATTTGTTTATCAATATAACGGTGTAGGGAGAAGTTTTTTAATACAGTCTATGGGGAAAAACATTCCAAGTGAAATTTATAAATTGCATCGCGCTCTGCTTCATAATCCGTTTATTTATGAAAATATTTTATCTCGTTTTGAAGAAGAGCAAGAAAAAGCGATGGTGCAAGGAGGGCACTTGTATACGCAAACATTTGTATTAGGTGCTCAAGATGTTAGATGGCTTCGTAAAGAGCATGTGCATAATATTTTAGATGTAATTTTAATGTATGATCGTGAGGCGAAATATGATCCAACGTTAGAAGAAACATCAGATGAATTATTGCGTTTACTTCTAGATGAAGTACTTTTATATTTTGAGAATTATTATGGAGCAGGAGCAGAAACTATTGCGAAAAAAGAAGCAGAATTATTTATGAAGCAGTTATGGGATCGCTCATATGCGAAAGGGTATGTAGATCCCAATAGTGCCCCTTATAAAAAATGGCAGCATATATTATGTGTGTTAGATGAGGAAGAAGAAACAAAAACGAATGCGTAG
- a CDS encoding vWA domain-containing protein, producing MKIRICATFICILLVCFIPFSTCAKGEGAKERVVSLVYDDSGSMRNNDRWKYANYALQSLVALLDEKDTFSYVPMSRPEEAFQLALTNEKRQTEINQIGAWKHYLNTPFRAVETAMQSIKKEAERDDKREFWLIVLTDGAFNELEKEKNGGKEYVTQQLRQFKKEMETKKISLHPVLITMEENLGPQEQQQMNLFKEIWQKEINGIIMPSSGEDGVIQSVNQAAALVANRDPFSSVESIVKTKIKGNTVEIATPFPLKRMTLVKQSSLASQYQVKKLENPLILQNSFSIHAPGESRLYGEIAHIQAENQTVIKPGTYRIEVDREIGKEELKVLVEPALDYQLSIYEKEDKEKKDTETMYEGTTAIIEAKPTELPIQSSYFQAEIEIDGKLYPMKWDGKRNVFYYETKVEKQFIRGKVHMNIKGFYRQTKEFRIQPETRPKLSLQTLTKDYQEKVTNLTNSKPFVMQPLLNGKPMTEAEVKRVLSSTHITSNQSIHYELTQHRNQIYVYPRPYYSDTFNFTDTGNVKATITIRDSKLQKVEKTISFYIQNAPFWERYAVIFQFVIPVTLFLFIVGILILGWVVRPRFHRKAMLYYEWDQEVAKDWFYQSEPELLRNKWWKHYFGIPFRAERKTIQSITLIAKKGSKSIFVAKESQVIGMIIDGMFITEEEIGYEHKTLYPNEIVVIDRGYGKEIYRYECE from the coding sequence ATGAAGATTCGAATCTGTGCCACATTTATTTGTATTCTACTAGTATGTTTCATTCCTTTTTCAACTTGTGCAAAAGGAGAGGGGGCAAAGGAAAGGGTCGTCTCACTTGTATATGATGATTCTGGCAGCATGAGAAATAACGATCGCTGGAAGTATGCCAATTACGCTTTGCAAAGTTTAGTTGCATTATTAGATGAGAAAGATACATTTTCATATGTGCCTATGAGCCGTCCAGAAGAAGCATTTCAACTCGCGCTCACAAATGAAAAGAGACAAACAGAAATAAATCAAATTGGAGCTTGGAAACATTATTTGAATACACCGTTTCGGGCTGTAGAAACCGCGATGCAATCTATAAAAAAAGAAGCCGAAAGAGATGACAAACGTGAATTTTGGCTCATTGTATTAACGGATGGAGCTTTTAATGAATTAGAAAAAGAAAAGAATGGTGGAAAAGAATACGTGACGCAGCAACTGAGGCAATTTAAAAAAGAAATGGAAACGAAAAAAATATCTTTGCATCCGGTTTTAATCACGATGGAAGAAAACTTAGGACCGCAAGAACAGCAACAAATGAATCTATTTAAAGAAATATGGCAGAAAGAAATAAACGGCATCATCATGCCATCAAGTGGTGAAGATGGGGTGATTCAAAGTGTCAATCAAGCTGCGGCTTTAGTTGCGAATCGGGACCCATTTTCTTCGGTCGAATCAATTGTGAAAACAAAAATAAAAGGGAATACAGTGGAGATTGCTACACCATTTCCATTGAAACGAATGACTTTGGTAAAACAATCTTCTCTTGCCTCACAATACCAGGTGAAAAAGCTTGAAAACCCATTAATCTTGCAAAACTCTTTTTCTATTCATGCACCGGGAGAATCTCGTTTATATGGTGAAATTGCACATATTCAAGCGGAAAATCAAACAGTGATTAAACCGGGAACATATCGGATAGAGGTGGACAGAGAAATTGGAAAAGAAGAGCTAAAAGTGCTTGTAGAGCCAGCGCTCGATTATCAGCTTTCTATTTATGAGAAAGAAGATAAAGAAAAGAAAGATACGGAAACAATGTATGAGGGAACGACCGCTATAATTGAAGCAAAGCCTACAGAATTACCTATTCAATCTTCTTATTTTCAAGCAGAAATAGAAATAGATGGTAAGTTGTATCCGATGAAATGGGATGGGAAAAGAAATGTATTTTATTATGAAACAAAAGTCGAAAAACAATTTATTCGTGGAAAAGTTCATATGAATATAAAAGGATTTTATAGACAAACAAAAGAATTTCGTATTCAGCCTGAAACTAGACCGAAGTTGTCATTACAAACTCTTACAAAAGACTACCAAGAAAAGGTAACAAATTTAACGAATAGCAAACCTTTTGTTATGCAGCCGCTGTTAAATGGAAAACCGATGACGGAAGCAGAAGTAAAAAGGGTATTATCGTCTACTCACATCACATCTAATCAATCGATTCACTATGAATTAACACAGCATCGTAATCAAATCTATGTATATCCTCGTCCGTATTACTCCGATACATTTAATTTTACAGATACAGGTAACGTAAAGGCTACTATCACAATACGCGATTCAAAGCTGCAAAAAGTAGAGAAAACCATTTCCTTTTATATTCAAAATGCACCGTTTTGGGAACGGTACGCAGTCATTTTTCAATTTGTAATACCAGTTACTTTATTCCTTTTCATTGTCGGAATTCTTATTTTAGGCTGGGTTGTCCGGCCAAGATTTCATCGGAAAGCAATGCTCTATTACGAATGGGATCAAGAGGTGGCGAAAGATTGGTTCTATCAATCTGAGCCAGAGCTTTTAAGAAATAAATGGTGGAAACATTATTTTGGCATTCCATTTCGTGCAGAGAGAAAAACCATTCAGTCCATTACATTGATTGCGAAAAAAGGATCGAAATCGATATTTGTAGCGAAGGAATCACAAGTAATTGGCATGATTATTGACGGTATGTTTATTACGGAAGAAGAGATTGGATATGAACATAAGACGCTATATCCAAATGAAATTGTCGTAATTGATAGAGGATATGGGAAGGAGATTTATCGATATGAGTGTGAATAG
- a CDS encoding class I SAM-dependent methyltransferase produces MKRNTYIDFLAYYGIGSAHPGGFTLTKQVLAQMPLGMHANVLEVGCGTGRTAAYMSQVYGYQVTAVENNEMMIQKARDRWLAQGLSIDLIQGKVEQLPCKDETFELVLGESILAFTNKEQSIPECYRVLQNNGKLVVIEMVLESPLDKEAETTILQLYGMEELLTETEWIHLFQKANFQRIIVGGGGTIAETVASQMEEPEWNVSQFIPEELYHTWVQHEQLLHKYQHMLGHRVFICEK; encoded by the coding sequence ATGAAGCGAAACACCTATATTGATTTTTTAGCTTATTACGGAATTGGGAGTGCTCACCCAGGTGGATTTACACTTACGAAACAAGTATTAGCACAAATGCCACTTGGAATGCATGCGAACGTACTAGAGGTCGGATGCGGAACAGGACGGACAGCAGCTTATATGAGCCAAGTGTATGGCTATCAGGTGACGGCGGTAGAAAATAATGAAATGATGATTCAAAAAGCGAGGGATAGATGGTTAGCTCAAGGGCTAAGTATAGACTTAATACAAGGAAAAGTTGAACAGTTACCATGTAAGGATGAGACTTTTGAACTTGTTCTTGGGGAATCCATTCTTGCGTTTACGAATAAAGAGCAGTCTATTCCGGAATGCTATCGCGTACTTCAGAACAATGGAAAGCTTGTTGTGATTGAAATGGTTCTAGAATCTCCTCTAGACAAAGAGGCTGAAACAACTATATTACAATTATATGGAATGGAGGAATTGTTAACGGAGACAGAGTGGATTCATTTGTTTCAAAAAGCAAACTTTCAGCGTATTATCGTTGGCGGAGGTGGTACAATTGCAGAAACGGTTGCGAGTCAAATGGAAGAACCAGAATGGAATGTATCACAATTTATTCCAGAAGAACTCTATCATACGTGGGTGCAGCATGAACAGCTATTGCATAAATATCAACACATGTTAGGACATCGAGTTTTCATTTGTGAAAAATAA
- a CDS encoding peptide ABC transporter substrate-binding protein, with the protein MKKKKMKKLTTVAAPVLAVSMALAACSGSGDKEKANTTPKSDEKSGGKLAAKQVLNLTEPQEIPSMDSSKATDQVSFLVMNNVMEGLYRLGKDNKVTPGVAESYKKSDDGKKYTFTLNKNAKWSNGDPVTAKDFVFAWKRALDPNTAAEYAYIMYDLKNAKAINEGKAPLDTLGVKAVDDYTLEVELENPIPYFVELTSFGTFYPLNEKFVKEKGDKFGLEADTTLYNGPFTLSEWQHEEGWKLKKNEQYWDNKTVKLEEINFNVVKETGTRVNLYESGQIDRAEISSEFVDKYKSSPDFFTEETPSTFFLRLNQKRGGKDTVFTNKDLRLAIAMAYDKKGLTNVILNDGSKPADYFVPKEFAKGPDGKDFRKENGNILKTDVKKAKEHWEKAKKELGKDKVTVELLNYDTESSKKIGEYLKGELEKNLPGLTVNLKNQPFKQKLKLETDQDYELSFAGWGPDYLDPMTFIDMFITNGAHNQSGYSNPEYDKLVEQGKGELLTKTKERWNGLLKAEKMLLEDAAIAPLFQQGKGIIQKQKVKGIVRHPVGGDYSYKWAYISDDK; encoded by the coding sequence ATGAAGAAAAAGAAGATGAAAAAGTTAACGACAGTTGCAGCGCCGGTGTTGGCAGTAAGTATGGCGCTGGCCGCATGTTCTGGATCAGGGGATAAAGAAAAGGCGAATACAACACCGAAAAGTGATGAAAAATCTGGAGGGAAATTAGCGGCAAAGCAAGTGCTTAATTTAACAGAGCCGCAAGAAATTCCTTCAATGGATTCTTCCAAGGCAACAGACCAAGTATCATTTCTTGTTATGAATAACGTAATGGAAGGATTATATCGTTTAGGAAAAGATAATAAAGTAACTCCTGGTGTAGCAGAATCCTATAAGAAAAGCGATGATGGTAAAAAATATACATTTACATTAAATAAAAATGCGAAATGGTCAAACGGAGACCCTGTTACTGCGAAAGATTTCGTATTTGCTTGGAAGCGTGCTCTAGACCCAAATACAGCTGCTGAATATGCATATATTATGTACGACTTAAAGAATGCAAAAGCAATTAATGAAGGAAAAGCACCACTTGATACGTTAGGGGTCAAAGCTGTAGATGATTATACATTAGAAGTAGAACTGGAAAACCCAATTCCATATTTTGTTGAGTTAACATCATTTGGAACATTCTATCCACTTAACGAAAAATTTGTAAAGGAAAAAGGGGATAAATTTGGTTTAGAAGCAGATACAACGCTTTATAATGGCCCATTTACACTGAGTGAATGGCAACATGAAGAAGGATGGAAGTTAAAGAAAAATGAGCAATATTGGGATAATAAAACGGTGAAATTAGAAGAAATTAACTTCAATGTCGTCAAAGAGACTGGTACTCGTGTAAATTTATATGAAAGTGGCCAAATTGATCGTGCAGAAATTTCATCTGAATTTGTAGATAAATATAAATCAAGCCCAGATTTCTTTACAGAAGAAACACCATCAACATTTTTCCTACGTTTAAATCAAAAACGTGGCGGAAAAGATACAGTGTTTACAAATAAAGATTTACGTTTAGCAATTGCAATGGCATACGATAAAAAAGGATTGACCAATGTGATTTTAAATGATGGTTCCAAGCCAGCAGACTATTTTGTACCAAAAGAATTTGCGAAAGGCCCAGATGGAAAAGACTTCCGTAAAGAGAACGGAAATATTTTGAAAACAGATGTGAAGAAAGCGAAAGAACATTGGGAGAAAGCGAAAAAAGAGCTTGGAAAAGATAAGGTTACAGTAGAATTACTAAATTATGATACGGAATCGTCAAAAAAAATAGGTGAGTATTTAAAAGGGGAATTAGAGAAGAACTTACCAGGCTTAACAGTAAATTTAAAAAACCAGCCGTTTAAACAAAAACTAAAGCTAGAAACAGACCAAGATTATGAGTTATCATTTGCAGGATGGGGCCCTGACTATTTAGATCCAATGACATTTATTGATATGTTTATAACGAACGGAGCACATAACCAATCAGGATATTCCAATCCAGAATATGATAAACTTGTAGAACAAGGAAAAGGAGAGTTACTAACAAAGACAAAAGAACGCTGGAACGGATTACTGAAAGCTGAGAAAATGTTACTTGAAGATGCGGCAATTGCCCCGTTATTTCAACAGGGTAAAGGAATTATCCAAAAACAAAAAGTAAAAGGAATTGTTCGCCATCCAGTTGGTGGAGATTATAGTTATAAGTGGGCATATATTTCTGATGATAAATAA